In one Myxococcus xanthus genomic region, the following are encoded:
- the mdoH gene encoding glucans biosynthesis glucosyltransferase MdoH — MHAHSFSPESAGIRRLFVLGLAAVSTLVGTWEMHRLLSARGTTVPEGVLLVLFALCFGWIALSFWTAVAGFLQLAVSKRLPGLRWPTEEESATRLTSRTSVVMPVHNEDPASVFANVQATYESVEATGQLDAFDFYILSDSTRPEAWIAEELAWADLCRRVGGQGRIFYRRRTDNTGKKAGNLQDFCERWGRHYDFTIVLDADSLMDGRTLVTMARLMELNPRAGILQAPPLNVGRSTLFARLQQFAGRVYGPVVAAGAAAWQLGESNYWGHNAIIRTEAFIQHCGLPVLPGQQPFGGHILSHDFVEAALMRRAGYTVWLVTELGGSFEQPPPSLLDYAQRDRRWCQGNLQHLSLVAAGGLHPISRGHFLMGVMSYAASPLWLLFLMSGLIAGLYDGWLSFSNPHLLEDLGPEALAFDTTGAVRLFSVSMAMLFAPKCFGLLLALASSQDSALMGGRVRLMLSVVLESVLATLMAPVMMLFQSHFVFGTLLGYKVTWSSQQRDDADLPWAEATRRHAVHTTVGVVLAAVAFFLSPGLLLWLSPVVAGLLLSIPLSVFTSRASLGLWLERRGLLVIPEETEPPRVLERAQEVAEEHALEPVKDAVDHVISDAKAHALHLALLESQPSPAAVPMALASARRKLLGDNVEPLSPPEKTAVLMDAPTLTEARERRLTLAVS; from the coding sequence ATGCACGCTCATTCGTTCTCACCGGAGAGCGCCGGCATCCGGCGCCTCTTCGTCCTGGGCCTGGCCGCCGTGTCCACCCTCGTGGGCACCTGGGAGATGCACCGCCTGCTGAGCGCGCGCGGCACCACCGTCCCCGAAGGCGTGCTGCTGGTGCTCTTCGCCCTGTGCTTCGGGTGGATTGCGCTGTCCTTCTGGACGGCGGTGGCGGGGTTCCTCCAACTCGCCGTGAGCAAGCGGCTGCCCGGCCTGCGCTGGCCCACGGAGGAGGAGTCCGCCACGCGGCTCACCTCGCGCACGTCGGTGGTGATGCCGGTCCACAACGAGGACCCGGCCTCCGTCTTCGCCAACGTGCAGGCCACCTACGAGTCCGTGGAGGCCACCGGGCAGTTGGACGCCTTCGACTTCTACATCCTCAGCGACTCTACCCGCCCGGAGGCGTGGATCGCCGAGGAACTCGCCTGGGCCGACCTGTGCCGCCGCGTGGGTGGCCAGGGACGCATCTTCTACCGGCGCCGCACGGACAACACCGGCAAGAAGGCCGGCAACCTCCAGGACTTCTGCGAGCGCTGGGGCCGGCACTACGACTTCACCATCGTGCTGGACGCCGACAGCCTGATGGACGGCCGCACGCTGGTGACAATGGCGCGGCTGATGGAGCTCAACCCGCGCGCGGGCATCCTCCAGGCGCCGCCGCTGAACGTGGGCCGCAGCACCCTCTTCGCCCGGCTGCAGCAGTTCGCCGGGCGCGTCTACGGCCCGGTGGTGGCCGCGGGCGCGGCGGCGTGGCAGTTGGGCGAGTCCAACTACTGGGGTCACAACGCCATCATCCGCACGGAGGCCTTCATCCAGCACTGCGGTCTGCCGGTGCTCCCCGGTCAGCAGCCCTTCGGTGGCCACATCCTCAGCCACGACTTCGTGGAGGCCGCGCTGATGCGCCGCGCCGGCTACACCGTGTGGCTGGTGACGGAGCTGGGCGGCAGCTTCGAGCAGCCGCCCCCCAGCCTGCTGGACTACGCACAGAGAGACCGCCGCTGGTGCCAGGGCAACCTCCAGCACCTGAGCCTGGTGGCCGCGGGCGGCCTGCACCCCATCAGCCGGGGCCACTTCCTGATGGGCGTGATGTCCTACGCGGCGTCCCCGCTGTGGCTGCTGTTCCTGATGTCCGGACTGATTGCCGGCCTCTACGACGGGTGGCTGTCCTTCTCCAACCCGCACCTGCTGGAGGACCTGGGCCCGGAGGCGCTGGCGTTCGACACCACGGGCGCCGTGCGGCTGTTCTCCGTGTCCATGGCCATGCTGTTCGCGCCCAAGTGCTTCGGGCTGCTGCTGGCGCTGGCCAGTTCCCAGGACTCGGCGCTCATGGGCGGCCGGGTGCGGCTGATGCTGAGCGTGGTGCTGGAGAGCGTGCTGGCCACGCTGATGGCGCCGGTGATGATGCTGTTCCAGTCGCACTTCGTCTTCGGCACGCTGCTTGGCTACAAGGTGACGTGGTCCAGCCAGCAACGCGACGACGCCGACCTGCCCTGGGCCGAGGCGACCCGGCGGCATGCCGTTCACACCACCGTGGGCGTGGTGCTGGCGGCGGTGGCGTTCTTCCTGTCGCCCGGGCTGCTGCTGTGGCTGTCGCCCGTCGTGGCCGGCCTGCTGCTGTCCATCCCCCTCTCCGTCTTCACGTCCCGCGCGTCGCTGGGCCTCTGGCTGGAGCGGCGCGGGCTGCTCGTCATCCCCGAGGAGACAGAGCCCCCGCGCGTGTTGGAGCGGGCGCAAGAGGTGGCCGAGGAGCACGCGCTGGAGCCGGTGAAGGACGCGGTGGACCACGTCATCTCCGATGCCAAGGCGCACGCGCTGCACCTGGCGCTGCTGGAGTCCCAGCCCTCGCCGGCCGCCGTCCCCATGGCGCTGGCCTCCGCGCGGCGCAAGCTGCTGGGTGACAACGTGGAGCCACTGTCCCCGCCGGAGAAGACGGCGGTGCTGATGGACGCGCCCACGCTGACGGAAGCCCGCGAGCGCCGCCTGACGCTCGCGGTCTCCTGA
- a CDS encoding M18 family aminopeptidase, producing the protein MSPIDTDALAGDLLEYIDASPTPYHAVRESARRLTQAGYRQLDEREPWAPEPGARVFITRGDTSIAAFHLGTQPVDRAGFRLVGSHTDSPNLRVKPNAAVTKNGYQQLGVEIYGGVLLHTWTDRDLSLAGRVMVMVEGRPQRHLVDFRRPLLRVPNLAIHLNRGVNSDGLKLNAQEHMVPVLGLERAGVAELHGLLLEELAKGGVKAQAGDILGYDLCLYDLQPSIRSGAHGEFLHAPRLDNLASCHASLSALLSSSEPREATSGVILFDHEEVGSRSAQGAASPFLRTLLERLTLAHSDGKPDAFHRAIAHSFLVSADMAHAIHPNYPSLHEPKHQPHMGAGPVIKSNVNQSYATDGESWAFFTALCREAGVTPQHFVTRTDLGCGSTIGPISAGQLGIRTVDVGNPMLSMHSIREMACATDVAQMVAVLSRLFAS; encoded by the coding sequence ATGAGCCCCATCGACACCGACGCCCTGGCTGGAGACCTCCTCGAGTACATCGACGCCTCGCCCACGCCGTACCACGCGGTGCGCGAGTCGGCCCGCCGTCTGACGCAGGCGGGCTACCGCCAGTTGGACGAGCGCGAGCCCTGGGCGCCGGAGCCTGGCGCGCGCGTGTTCATCACCCGCGGCGACACGAGCATCGCGGCCTTCCACCTCGGCACCCAGCCCGTGGACCGGGCGGGCTTCCGGCTGGTGGGCTCGCACACGGACTCGCCGAACCTGCGCGTGAAGCCGAACGCGGCGGTGACGAAGAACGGCTACCAGCAGCTCGGCGTGGAGATTTACGGTGGGGTGTTGCTGCACACCTGGACGGACCGGGACTTGTCGCTCGCCGGCCGCGTCATGGTGATGGTGGAGGGCCGCCCCCAGCGGCACCTGGTGGATTTCCGCCGGCCGCTGCTGCGCGTGCCCAACCTGGCCATTCACCTCAACCGCGGGGTGAACTCGGACGGGCTCAAGCTGAACGCGCAGGAGCACATGGTGCCGGTGCTGGGCCTGGAGCGCGCGGGCGTCGCGGAGCTGCACGGGCTGCTGCTGGAGGAGTTGGCCAAGGGCGGCGTGAAGGCGCAGGCGGGGGACATCCTCGGCTACGACTTGTGCCTCTATGACTTGCAGCCGTCCATCCGCTCGGGCGCGCACGGCGAGTTCCTCCACGCGCCGCGCCTGGACAACCTGGCCAGTTGTCACGCCAGCCTGTCCGCGCTGCTCTCCAGCAGCGAGCCGCGTGAGGCCACCAGCGGCGTCATCCTGTTCGACCACGAAGAGGTGGGTAGCCGCAGCGCGCAGGGCGCCGCGTCACCCTTCCTGCGCACGCTGCTGGAGCGCCTGACGCTGGCGCACTCGGACGGCAAGCCGGACGCGTTCCACCGCGCCATCGCGCACTCGTTCCTGGTGAGCGCGGACATGGCGCACGCCATCCATCCCAACTACCCGTCCCTGCACGAGCCCAAGCACCAGCCGCACATGGGCGCGGGCCCGGTCATCAAGTCGAACGTGAATCAGTCCTACGCCACGGATGGCGAGTCGTGGGCCTTCTTCACGGCGCTGTGCCGCGAGGCCGGCGTGACGCCGCAGCACTTCGTCACCCGCACCGACCTGGGCTGTGGCAGCACCATTGGCCCCATCTCCGCGGGCCAGCTCGGCATCCGCACGGTGGACGTGGGCAACCCCATGCTGTCCATGCACTCCATCCGGGAGATGGCCTGCGCCACCGACGTGGCGCAGATGGTGGCCGTGCTCAGCCGCCTCTTCGCGTCGTAG